Part of the Novosphingobium sp. KA1 genome is shown below.
ATGCCGGCGATGCCCGACATGGGCGGCATGGGCGGCATGGGCGGTTTCTAAGGGGCGGCTTCTAAGCCAACCACGTCACCGACGCGAATTGGGGCCGGAGAGAGCGATCTCTCCGGCCCTTTTCGTTTGCCGCCCGCCCGACGATGCCTGACGAAGCCTGGCGAGGCCCGAGAAGGACTTGCAATCCTGCCCACGCGAATCCGAATCCATCGCGAAACCGACAGGATCATGCCGGTTCCCGCAATTGCCCGCATGGACCATGCAGTTCGTCGCGTGGCTCTGGCGTTTTGCCGAATCCGTATTAACTCTTGGGGAACGGATAAAAAGCTAGGGTAGTTCTGCATGATCGGGGCAGACAAACTCGTTGCGCGGTGCCTTGCCGGCACGCAGCGCTTCTTGAAGGTCGCAACACTTGTCGCTGCCGGCGCGGTTTCGCTCGCGCCTGCCCATGCGGGCAACATCGACGAATTCCAGGAATCCTTTGATTCGGTGTTCGGCACCGAACAACGTGCGCCGCGAACGTTCTCGAACGATTTCGAGCGGCGTCTGGCCGGCGTTGCCGAAGCCTCGCAGGGACGCATCGGCGTGGCCGCGGTGGACCTCTCCACCGGCCGCACCGTCGATGTGCTGGGCAGCCAGCGCTTCCCGATGGCCAGCACCAGCAAGGTTGCCATCGCCGCCACTTTCCTGGACGGCGTGGACAAAGGCAAGTGGAGCCTGTCGAGCGAATATCCGCTGATGATCCCGGTCGCCTCGGCGCCGTTCTCCAGCCCGATCGCCCCGGTCCGTCCCGGCGCCTACATGTCGGCCCGGCAACTCCTCGAACTGATGATCACCCGGTCGAACAACTATGCGACCGATGCCCTGCTCAAGGTCGTCGGCGGCCCCGCCGCCGTCAATGCCTGGGTCCGCCGCGCCGGGATCGAGGACTGGCACATCGACCATGACATCGCCACGCTGGTACGCGACGACGGCGCCATCAATCCCGCCAAGGTAGTCGACAAGCGTGACAGCGCCACCCCGCTGGCCATGGTCGAACTCCTGACCGGCATCTACCAGGGCAAGTGGCTGACCCCAAGCAGCCGCAGTGTGCTGATGGGCGCGATGGGCCGCTGCGTCACCGGACGCAACCGCATCCGCGCCGGCCTGCCCAGCGGTGTCACCGTCTCGCACAAGACCGGCTCGCTCAACAACACCTCAAGCGACATCGGCTTCATCGAGACCGCGGACGGCCGCGCCTATGCTGTGGCCATCTACGTCACGGGCCAGGGCAGCCGCCCGGCCCGCGAAGCACGCATCGCCAGCATCGCCCGCACACTCTACGAAGGTTACCTGGCCGACGCCGGCAGCTACCGCCGCACCGCCTCGGCGCGCTGAGAGTAGATATTCCCAAACGAAAAGGCCCGCCGGATCGCTCCGGCGGGCCTTTTCGTTTGGGGCTGGCTGCCCGGACCGAAGCCCGGGCTTGTCACCTCAGTGCCTTAACCCTCAGTGCTGGGCCGAGGAATCATGCGGTTCGTTCTCCGCATTGGTGACATCGGCCGCAGCGGCGGCAGCATCGGCAGCGGTGTCGTCGAGGGTCTTCTCGGCAGACTTGGCGGCTTCGCTGGCGGCATCCTTGGTGTCGTCGGCAGCCTGCGCGGCCTTGTCACCCGCGGCGTCAACCGCATCGCCCATGTCGTCAGCGGCCTGCGAGACGTCCTCGGCAGCCGAGGTCGCGGTGTCGCTGGCGGCATCCTCGGTCTTCTGCGAGCAGGCGGCGAGCGAAAGCGCCGCGGCAGCGACAGTCACGGCGATCATGGTCTTGCGCATGTGTTCAGTCTTCCCTCTTTGCTGAAGTCGTCGCCGGTGGCCGCACGCAGCTGCCTGGGGGGCCGGTTCCGCTTCCTGACAGGTCGCGCAAGGATTAGGCCTCGTGCGCGTGCGTTTCAAGCATGCGCTCCCAAACGGCGGACAGGCGATCCGGTTCCCGGTGGATAGCGAATTATGCCCATTCCCTTTTTCGAGAGCGGTGCTGACGCGCCGCGCGGGCGCTGCTACGGATCGTGCCATGGATTCCAAGCAGCATCTCTATCTCGTCGACGGCTCGGCCTACATCTTCCGCGCCTATCACCGCCTGCCGCCGCTGACCAACCCGGAAGGAACGCCCGTGGGCGCGGTCTACGGCTATACGACGATGCTGTGGAAGCTGGCCGAAGACCTCAACAAGGCCGACGGACCGACCCACCTCGCGGTGATCCTCGATGCCGGCAGCCATTCGTTCCGCAACGACATCTACGAGGACTACAAGGCCAACCGGCCCCCGCCGCCTGAGGATCTCGTCCCCCAGTTCCCGCTGATCCGCGACGCCACCCGTGCCTTCTCGCTGCCCTGCATCGAGGAAGTGGGCTTCGAGGCGGACGACCTGATCGCCTCCTACGCCCGCACCGCCACCGCGCAGGGCTGGGACGTGACTATCGTCTCGTCCGACAAGGACCTCATGCAGCTGGTCGGCAAGTGCGGCATCGGCGGCGGCTGCGTCGACATGCTGGACACCATGAAGAACCAGCGCATCGATATTCCCGAAGTGATCGAGAAGTTCGGCGTACCGCCGGAAAAAGTGGGTGACGTACTGGCACTGATGGGCGACTCGGTCGATAACGTGCCGGGCGTCTTCGGCGTCGGCCCCAAGACCGCGACCAAGCTGATCCAGGACTACGGCGACCTCGAATCCGCGCTCGCCGCCGCGCCCGCGATGAAGAAGTCGAAGCTGCAGGAACGCCTGATCGAACAGGCCGAGCAGGCGCGCCTGTCGAAGGTGCTGGTCACGCTCAAGGAAGACTGCACGCTGCCGATGGCGCTGGAGGACTTCAAGCTCGACGCCATTCCGCCCGCCCCGCTGGCCGAATTCCTCGGCAGGCACGGTTTCACCAGCCTGCTGAAGCGCCTCGACGGCGGCCACGGCAGCCCCGAACGCGCGACCCAGCTCAATCCCGCCAAGCCGGTGACCGCCGCTGGCGGCCCGACCGAAGGCGCCGCCCGCCAGCCGCTGCCCGAATGGCCCGCCATCGACCATGCCGGCTACGAATGCGTGCAGACGGTGGAAGCGCTGGAACGCTGGATCGCCAAGGCCGCCGCCGCCCACGTCGTGGCCGTCGATACCGAGACCTCGATGCTCGATTCGATGCAGGCCGACCTTACCGGCGTCAGCCTCGCCATCGGCCCCAACCAGGCCTGCTACATCCCGCTCGGCCATGGCGGCTCGGACATGTTCGCCGAAAAGCCCGAACAGGTTCCGCTCGATACCGCGATCGCGCTGCTGAGACCGCTGCTGGAAAGCGATGCCGTCCTCAAGATCGGCCAGAACATCAAGTACGACCTCAACGTGCTGGCGCGCTACGGTATCGCTGTCGCACCGATCGACGACACCATGATCGTCAGCTTCTGCCTCGATGCGGGCCGCTCGGTCGACGGAATCGGCGGCGGCCACGGCATGGACGAACTGTCCCAGCGCCACCTGCTGCACACGCCGATCGCGTTCAAGGACGTCTGCGGCACCGGCAAGAAGGCGATCCCCTTCGGCGAAGTGCCGCTTTCGCGCGCCACCGAATATGCCGCGGAAGATGCCGACGTCACCTGGCGCCTGCACGCCCTGCTCAAGCCGCGCCTGTCCGATGAAGGCGGCACGCGCATCTACGAGCGGGTCGACCGCCCGCTGATCCCGGTCGTCGCGCAGATGGAGCGCCACGGCGTCAAGGTCGACCGTGAAAAGCTGGCCG
Proteins encoded:
- the polA gene encoding DNA polymerase I, encoding MDSKQHLYLVDGSAYIFRAYHRLPPLTNPEGTPVGAVYGYTTMLWKLAEDLNKADGPTHLAVILDAGSHSFRNDIYEDYKANRPPPPEDLVPQFPLIRDATRAFSLPCIEEVGFEADDLIASYARTATAQGWDVTIVSSDKDLMQLVGKCGIGGGCVDMLDTMKNQRIDIPEVIEKFGVPPEKVGDVLALMGDSVDNVPGVFGVGPKTATKLIQDYGDLESALAAAPAMKKSKLQERLIEQAEQARLSKVLVTLKEDCTLPMALEDFKLDAIPPAPLAEFLGRHGFTSLLKRLDGGHGSPERATQLNPAKPVTAAGGPTEGAARQPLPEWPAIDHAGYECVQTVEALERWIAKAAAAHVVAVDTETSMLDSMQADLTGVSLAIGPNQACYIPLGHGGSDMFAEKPEQVPLDTAIALLRPLLESDAVLKIGQNIKYDLNVLARYGIAVAPIDDTMIVSFCLDAGRSVDGIGGGHGMDELSQRHLLHTPIAFKDVCGTGKKAIPFGEVPLSRATEYAAEDADVTWRLHALLKPRLSDEGGTRIYERVDRPLIPVVAQMERHGVKVDREKLAELSSQFAEAIGALEAEIHARVGQEFTIGSPKQLGEILFDKLGYKGGKKGKSGQYSTDQSVLEKLAGEGADVATKVLEWRQLSKLRSTYTEALQAAINPKTQRVHTSYSLVGAQTGRLSSTDPNLQNIPIRTEIGRQIRDCFVAEPGHVLLAADYSQIELRLAAHMADVPSLKEAFANGEDIHARTAMEMFGHVDRDTRGRAKTINFAILYGISRWGLAGRLGTEADEAQAMIDRYFERFPGIQRYIHETLETVRAKGYSETLFGRKTWFPRINSKNGAERQGSERAAINAPIQGTSADIIKRAMARMNPALAEAGLGHVRMLLQVHDELVFELPEADVAAASEVIRRVMATAAEPAVKLDVPLGVEIGHGLSWGAAH
- the bla gene encoding class A beta-lactamase, encoding MIGADKLVARCLAGTQRFLKVATLVAAGAVSLAPAHAGNIDEFQESFDSVFGTEQRAPRTFSNDFERRLAGVAEASQGRIGVAAVDLSTGRTVDVLGSQRFPMASTSKVAIAATFLDGVDKGKWSLSSEYPLMIPVASAPFSSPIAPVRPGAYMSARQLLELMITRSNNYATDALLKVVGGPAAVNAWVRRAGIEDWHIDHDIATLVRDDGAINPAKVVDKRDSATPLAMVELLTGIYQGKWLTPSSRSVLMGAMGRCVTGRNRIRAGLPSGVTVSHKTGSLNNTSSDIGFIETADGRAYAVAIYVTGQGSRPAREARIASIARTLYEGYLADAGSYRRTASAR